The Thalassotalea nanhaiensis genome has a window encoding:
- a CDS encoding TRAP transporter small permease subunit, producing the protein MLTSLLPKFISITDGITETIGKAIAWLTLLVVLLTFTVVLLRYGFNIGWIAMQEAVLYAHGAVFMLGAAYTLKHDGHVRVDIFYSKFSVKQKALVNLFGTIFLLMPVCVFIFYISVDYVLMSWDILEKSKEPGGIPAVYLNKSLILLLVITLTLQGLSEIARNLLILQDESVNSGGDE; encoded by the coding sequence ATGCTCACCTCTCTTTTACCTAAGTTTATCTCAATAACTGACGGAATAACCGAAACGATTGGCAAGGCTATCGCTTGGTTAACCCTATTAGTTGTTTTGTTAACTTTTACCGTTGTTCTTCTGCGCTATGGATTTAATATTGGTTGGATAGCCATGCAAGAGGCTGTTCTTTATGCACATGGCGCTGTGTTTATGTTAGGTGCAGCTTATACATTGAAACATGATGGTCATGTTCGTGTTGATATCTTTTACAGCAAATTTTCAGTTAAACAAAAAGCATTGGTTAATCTGTTTGGCACCATATTCTTGTTGATGCCTGTTTGTGTGTTTATTTTTTACATAAGTGTCGATTACGTTTTAATGTCTTGGGATATATTAGAGAAATCGAAAGAGCCAGGCGGCATTCCAGCTGTTTATCTTAACAAGAGTTTGATCTTATTATTGGTTATCACTTTAACTCTACAAGGATTAAGTGAGATAGCACGCAACCTATTAATACTTCAAGATGAAAGCGTTAATTCAGGCGGAGATGAATAA
- a CDS encoding VOC family protein: MDDHEKINYLELPAVDIVAIKRFYQNTFDWQFVDYGDEYCAFNDGVINGGFYQVDVRSSYEKGGALIVLYSKNLEESAAKVLNNNGVIVKPIFSFPGGRRFHFTDPNGNELAIWSDK, from the coding sequence ATGGATGATCATGAAAAAATTAATTATTTAGAGCTGCCAGCAGTAGATATAGTTGCCATTAAACGTTTTTATCAAAACACTTTTGATTGGCAATTTGTTGATTACGGCGATGAGTATTGTGCGTTCAATGACGGCGTTATTAATGGCGGATTTTATCAAGTTGATGTGCGTAGTAGTTATGAAAAGGGCGGAGCTTTAATTGTGCTTTACAGTAAAAATCTAGAAGAAAGTGCCGCTAAAGTATTAAATAACAATGGTGTTATTGTAAAACCTATATTTTCTTTTCCTGGTGGCCGCAGATTTCACTTTACTGATCCCAATGGTAATGAGCTAGCAATTTGGTCTGATAAGTAA
- a CDS encoding AmpG family muropeptide MFS transporter → MSSTSPVSNSPTIKEALFNKRILICIFTGFSSGLPLFFLYQLVPGWLRSEGVSLAEIGLFSLIGIPYVWKFLWSPAMDRYSFPFLGRRRGWMLFTQVCLLISIASFGYINPTMSIWTVAYLAAAVAFFSASQDIVLDAYRRELLPDHELGIGNSIHVQAYRLSGLVPGSLGFILADHMPWQLVFFVVAAFMLTGIIMTLCVSEARREANAPQTLKQAVVLPFKDFINREGVKSALMILSFLFLYKLGDNMATALQTPFFIDLGFSNTEIGVVAKTASLIAMTIGLAVGGIIMIKLSINRALWLFGFVQIISILGFAALAEIGHNTYALAFAMGFEYLGVGLGTAAFTAFIAKTTNPTFAATQFALFTALTALPRTFANASTGFIVEQVGWTSFFLLCTALAVPGMLMLFKVAPWNPKTKAENKQP, encoded by the coding sequence ATGTCAAGCACTTCGCCTGTTAGTAATTCTCCTACAATAAAAGAAGCCCTTTTCAACAAACGCATACTCATTTGTATATTTACCGGCTTTAGCTCCGGTTTACCTTTGTTCTTTCTTTATCAATTAGTCCCTGGTTGGCTTAGAAGTGAAGGAGTGAGTCTTGCTGAAATTGGGCTGTTTTCATTAATTGGTATTCCCTATGTATGGAAATTTTTATGGTCACCGGCAATGGACCGGTATTCTTTTCCATTTTTAGGCCGTCGCCGCGGCTGGATGCTGTTCACTCAAGTCTGTTTGTTAATATCCATTGCCAGCTTTGGTTATATTAACCCGACCATGTCTATTTGGACCGTTGCCTATTTGGCCGCAGCGGTCGCTTTTTTCAGTGCTAGCCAAGATATTGTCCTTGACGCTTATCGTCGTGAATTATTACCTGATCATGAATTAGGTATAGGTAATTCTATTCACGTGCAAGCATATCGGTTATCTGGATTAGTGCCTGGCTCTTTAGGCTTTATATTAGCGGACCATATGCCGTGGCAATTAGTATTTTTTGTCGTCGCAGCATTTATGCTGACAGGCATAATCATGACTCTGTGCGTAAGTGAAGCAAGGCGAGAAGCCAATGCACCGCAAACTCTTAAGCAAGCTGTAGTGTTACCCTTCAAAGACTTTATCAATCGAGAAGGGGTTAAGTCTGCCTTAATGATTTTATCATTTTTATTCTTATATAAGCTTGGTGATAACATGGCAACGGCTCTGCAAACACCGTTCTTTATTGATTTAGGTTTTTCTAATACTGAGATAGGTGTGGTAGCAAAAACAGCCTCGTTAATAGCAATGACGATTGGCTTAGCTGTTGGCGGTATTATAATGATCAAGCTCAGTATAAATCGTGCCTTATGGCTTTTTGGTTTTGTGCAAATTATTTCAATACTTGGTTTTGCCGCATTAGCCGAAATTGGTCACAACACTTATGCATTAGCTTTTGCCATGGGGTTTGAATATTTAGGTGTGGGCTTAGGAACCGCAGCTTTCACAGCATTTATCGCAAAAACGACTAATCCTACGTTTGCTGCAACGCAATTTGCGTTATTTACCGCTTTAACTGCTTTACCAAGAACCTTTGCCAATGCGTCTACGGGCTTCATTGTAGAGCAAGTTGGTTGGACTTCATTTTTCTTATTATGTACAGCGCTAGCCGTGCCAGGCATGCTAATGCTATTTAAAGTTGCGCCATGGAATCCAAAAACAAAGGCTGAAAATAAACAACCGTAG
- a CDS encoding TRAP transporter substrate-binding protein: MKSIIKLSAILFSVICLSACGDKQQDSKQAATQQQTFEWKLVTSWPKNFPGLGRAPETFAKQVEKMSAGRLKIKVYGAGELVPGFEVFDTVSAGTAQMGHSGAYYWKGKIPAASFFAAVPFGMNATETNAWLQYGGGLELWQKLYKPFGIIPMVGGNSGLQFAGWFNKEINSIDDLSGLKMRIGGIGGEVMSRAGAVPINMPGGEIFSSLQSGALDASEWVGPYNDLSFGFYKAAKYYYSSGWQEPTATLEFLINEKAFAALPEDLQEIVKVATRAVNDDMLSEYTARNSSALKVLEEKHGVQVRTFPPEVMAKLKATTAQVIEEMAANEPSVAEVWSSYKAFYDDIRAYHKITEQAYLENRQ, translated from the coding sequence ATGAAATCAATTATTAAATTAAGCGCAATCTTATTCTCAGTGATTTGCCTGTCAGCATGTGGTGACAAACAGCAAGACTCAAAACAGGCAGCTACACAGCAGCAAACATTTGAGTGGAAGTTGGTAACGTCTTGGCCAAAGAACTTTCCTGGCTTAGGTCGCGCACCGGAAACGTTCGCCAAGCAAGTTGAAAAAATGAGTGCGGGGCGTTTAAAAATAAAAGTATATGGCGCCGGTGAGCTGGTTCCTGGTTTTGAAGTATTCGATACTGTTTCCGCAGGTACTGCCCAAATGGGCCATAGCGGTGCTTATTACTGGAAAGGTAAAATACCTGCCGCATCATTCTTTGCCGCAGTACCGTTTGGTATGAATGCGACAGAAACTAACGCTTGGCTACAGTACGGCGGCGGTTTAGAACTGTGGCAAAAACTGTATAAGCCATTTGGTATTATCCCTATGGTTGGCGGTAATTCTGGCTTACAATTTGCCGGTTGGTTCAATAAAGAAATTAACTCAATTGATGACTTAAGCGGTCTTAAAATGCGTATCGGTGGTATTGGTGGTGAAGTGATGAGCAGAGCCGGCGCAGTTCCTATTAATATGCCTGGCGGCGAAATATTCTCATCATTACAAAGTGGTGCACTAGATGCTTCTGAATGGGTAGGGCCATACAATGACTTATCATTTGGCTTTTATAAAGCGGCAAAATACTACTACTCTTCAGGTTGGCAAGAGCCTACTGCAACGCTCGAGTTTTTAATCAATGAAAAAGCCTTTGCAGCGTTACCTGAAGATTTACAAGAAATTGTTAAAGTAGCAACACGTGCAGTAAATGATGACATGTTAAGTGAATATACCGCTAGAAACAGCTCAGCTTTAAAAGTATTAGAAGAAAAGCATGGTGTTCAGGTTCGTACATTCCCACCTGAGGTTATGGCTAAACTTAAGGCAACAACAGCGCAAGTTATTGAAGAGATGGCGGCGAACGAGCCATCGGTTGCTGAAGTTTGGTCTTCATATAAAGCATTTTATGATGATATTCGTGCTTATCATAAAATTACCGAACAAGCGTACCTTGAAAACCGCCAATAA
- a CDS encoding BolA family protein codes for MTIAAIIEQKLLAEFTPIYLEVNNESFMHNVPEGSESHFKVVIVSEKFEGQRLIGRHRQVNATLADELENHIHALAMHTYTPEQWQTMNNGEIPKSPNCMGGGK; via the coding sequence ATGACCATAGCCGCTATCATTGAGCAAAAGTTATTAGCCGAATTTACCCCTATATACCTTGAAGTAAATAATGAAAGCTTTATGCATAACGTACCTGAAGGCAGCGAATCCCACTTTAAGGTAGTGATCGTTAGCGAAAAATTTGAAGGCCAACGTTTAATAGGTCGTCACCGTCAAGTTAATGCTACTTTAGCAGATGAATTAGAAAATCATATCCATGCTTTAGCAATGCACACTTATACCCCTGAGCAATGGCAAACTATGAATAACGGTGAAATACCAAAATCGCCAAACTGTATGGGTGGTGGTAAATAA
- a CDS encoding methyltransferase, which translates to MLSPFFKNDQPIHLERFPVAQVNRSLQAWDSADEYIIDYLQENNVLAETKNIVIFNDSFGALSVNLYHHNLQLIHDSYISQQGVKYNLDSNYIDMDTIQFLDSLATIAAPVDIVILKLPKSKAYLEYQLQQIQQCANKDTLIIAAARVKEIHTSTLKLFEKHIGETKTSLAVKKSRLIFSKLNAANKTELPKAKVWPLEKTDFSISNLANVFSRDSLDIGGRQLLENLPSVNGNLDVADLGCGNGVVGLAMLAKNPDINMHFYDESFMAIQSTKDNIIKNLPGNQEQCFFHVNDCLTDVESSSLDLVLCNPPFHQQAAVTDHIAWQMFKQSYNALKKGGELRIIGNRQLAYHIKLQRLFGNCETIASNSKFVILSAKK; encoded by the coding sequence ATGTTAAGCCCTTTCTTTAAAAACGACCAACCTATTCATTTAGAACGTTTTCCTGTTGCGCAAGTAAATCGAAGCTTGCAAGCATGGGATTCTGCTGATGAATATATCATTGATTATTTACAAGAAAACAATGTATTGGCTGAGACTAAAAACATTGTTATTTTCAATGATAGCTTTGGTGCATTAAGCGTAAATCTATATCATCACAATCTGCAATTGATACATGATTCTTATATCTCTCAACAAGGTGTTAAATATAACCTTGATAGTAATTATATTGATATGGATACCATTCAGTTTTTGGATAGTTTAGCCACTATCGCAGCGCCTGTGGATATTGTTATTTTAAAGCTACCAAAAAGTAAGGCATATTTAGAATACCAACTACAGCAAATACAGCAATGTGCAAATAAAGATACGTTAATTATTGCAGCGGCCCGCGTTAAAGAAATCCATACTTCTACTTTGAAACTCTTTGAAAAACATATTGGCGAAACCAAAACATCATTAGCAGTCAAAAAGTCACGATTGATATTTTCAAAACTTAATGCAGCTAACAAAACCGAGCTACCTAAAGCAAAAGTTTGGCCATTAGAAAAAACTGACTTTTCTATATCGAATTTAGCCAATGTGTTTTCTCGTGACAGTCTAGATATAGGCGGTAGACAGTTGCTTGAGAATTTACCGAGCGTTAATGGTAATTTAGATGTTGCCGATTTAGGTTGCGGAAACGGTGTGGTTGGTCTTGCGATGTTGGCTAAAAATCCTGACATAAATATGCATTTTTATGATGAATCTTTTATGGCCATTCAGTCAACTAAAGACAACATTATCAAAAACTTACCAGGTAACCAAGAGCAATGCTTTTTTCATGTAAACGATTGCTTAACCGATGTGGAATCAAGTAGCTTAGATTTAGTGTTATGTAACCCTCCTTTCCATCAACAAGCTGCGGTAACTGATCATATTGCCTGGCAAATGTTTAAACAAAGCTATAATGCTTTGAAAAAAGGCGGAGAATTAAGGATAATAGGCAACAGGCAACTTGCATATCACATTAAGTTACAACGCTTATTTGGAAATTGTGAGACAATTGCCAGTAATTCAAAGTTTGTCATTTTATCAGCGAAGAAGTAA
- a CDS encoding DEAD/DEAH box helicase, which produces MSFDSLGLSAPILSAVAEQGYDTPSPIQEQAIPAVLAGKDVMAAAQTGTGKTAGFTLPILEKLSKGEKVKANHIRTLVLTPTRELAAQVGDSVATYGKNLGLSSYIVFGGVKINPQMMRLRQGVDVLVATPGRLLDLYQQNAVKFNQVEILVLDEADRMLDMGFIRDIKRILGFLPKKRQNLLFSATFSDEIRELAKGLVNNPVEISVTPRNATAATVEQLVYTTDKNKKARLLSYLIGHNRWEQVLVFTKTKHGANKLTKHLEQDGIKALAIHGNKSQGARTKALAQFKEGAIRVLVATDIAARGIDIDQLPQVVNFELPHVAEDYVHRIGRTGRAGSTGHAISLVCADEFKLLVAIERLTQKLLERTEVDGFQAANPVPVSKDVRPFKAKKPKKPKAEHHDGQRSGENARGHKPASKNKSHARQDNPYAKNTSGRNGKPSGNRRPKPAGGSKPSGGNRGRRTAS; this is translated from the coding sequence ATGAGCTTTGACTCTTTGGGCTTATCAGCCCCGATTTTATCTGCTGTTGCCGAACAAGGCTACGACACTCCTTCACCAATTCAGGAACAGGCAATCCCTGCCGTACTTGCTGGTAAAGATGTAATGGCTGCGGCGCAAACTGGTACAGGTAAAACCGCTGGCTTCACTCTGCCTATTTTAGAGAAGTTATCAAAAGGTGAAAAAGTAAAAGCAAACCATATTCGTACTTTAGTTCTAACCCCTACACGTGAGCTGGCTGCACAAGTAGGCGACAGTGTAGCGACCTATGGTAAGAACTTAGGTTTAAGTTCATATATTGTTTTCGGCGGCGTTAAAATTAACCCACAAATGATGCGTTTACGACAAGGTGTTGATGTACTAGTTGCAACGCCAGGTCGCTTGTTAGATCTTTATCAGCAGAACGCGGTCAAATTTAACCAAGTTGAAATTTTAGTATTAGATGAAGCCGACAGAATGCTCGACATGGGTTTTATTCGTGACATCAAAAGAATTTTAGGCTTTTTACCGAAAAAGCGTCAAAACTTATTATTCTCGGCAACATTTTCAGATGAAATACGTGAATTGGCAAAGGGCTTGGTTAATAATCCGGTAGAGATTTCAGTAACACCGCGCAATGCTACCGCAGCAACCGTTGAACAACTCGTTTACACTACAGATAAAAATAAAAAGGCCAGACTACTATCTTACCTTATTGGTCATAACCGTTGGGAGCAGGTGCTGGTATTTACTAAAACCAAGCATGGCGCCAACAAACTGACCAAACATTTAGAACAAGACGGTATTAAAGCATTAGCCATTCATGGTAATAAAAGCCAAGGTGCCAGAACAAAAGCATTAGCTCAATTTAAAGAAGGCGCTATTCGAGTATTAGTGGCAACCGATATTGCTGCTCGTGGTATCGATATAGACCAGTTACCACAAGTTGTTAACTTTGAATTACCTCATGTTGCAGAAGATTATGTACACAGAATTGGCCGTACTGGTAGAGCTGGAAGTACAGGGCATGCGATTTCACTAGTTTGCGCTGATGAATTTAAATTGCTGGTTGCTATTGAACGACTTACACAAAAGCTATTAGAGCGTACAGAAGTTGATGGGTTTCAGGCTGCTAATCCAGTACCGGTTTCAAAAGATGTTCGTCCATTTAAAGCGAAAAAACCTAAAAAGCCAAAAGCCGAACATCATGACGGTCAACGTAGCGGCGAGAACGCTCGAGGTCACAAACCGGCAAGTAAAAATAAATCACATGCACGCCAAGATAACCCTTACGCTAAAAACACCAGTGGTAGAAATGGTAAGCCATCGGGCAATCGTCGCCCTAAACCAGCAGGAGGCTCTAAGCCAAGTGGTGGTAACAGAGGCAGAAGAACCGCAAGCTAA
- a CDS encoding YajG family lipoprotein: MKLIPVVLSILLIAGCASEPTAITLNPTVTNDTGKVYKNLSAKISVNDLRSTAHIVELLSAEDPSTLIGTTSSLREVLVSKFSTELTSQGLNVADSSDLKVEFNVERARTYVNQDVLDYRANTIIKLKVKVENPAQTLSKTFTLRATTRGALTADIDELQRDFNIQLAKLILQVLEDQQLQEFIKG; encoded by the coding sequence TTGAAATTAATCCCTGTTGTATTATCTATTTTATTGATTGCAGGTTGTGCTAGTGAGCCAACAGCTATTACCCTGAACCCAACCGTAACTAATGATACAGGTAAAGTTTATAAGAATTTAAGTGCTAAAATATCGGTTAATGATCTGCGTTCAACGGCGCATATCGTTGAATTATTAAGTGCAGAAGATCCATCGACATTGATTGGTACTACTAGTTCGTTAAGAGAAGTGTTGGTGTCAAAATTTTCTACAGAATTGACTTCTCAAGGTTTAAATGTAGCTGACAGCTCAGATTTAAAAGTTGAATTTAATGTTGAACGTGCACGTACATATGTAAATCAAGATGTTTTAGATTACCGCGCCAACACCATCATAAAATTAAAAGTTAAAGTTGAAAACCCGGCACAAACACTGTCGAAAACGTTCACGTTACGAGCAACAACGCGTGGCGCGTTAACCGCTGACATAGACGAATTACAACGAGATTTTAATATTCAACTTGCTAAGCTTATTTTGCAGGTATTAGAAGACCAACAATTACAAGAATTTATTAAGGGATAA
- a CDS encoding alpha-ketoglutarate-dependent dioxygenase AlkB family protein: MKLSNMLSFPIESYCEGDLLYWPGFYLQQQANEFYNTCVEQLEWRQEQIKMFGKLVTIPRLQAWYGDEYAEYKYSGLPLTPLPWNKTLLTIKEHCQQQLQTRFNSVLANYYRDNNDSMGWHSDNEKQLGFQPTIASVSFGQERKFCLKHKYSSEKINLTLQSGSLLVMQGDLQQNWQHALPKSAKPLQGRVNLTFRHIINN, translated from the coding sequence ATGAAATTGTCAAACATGTTGAGTTTTCCGATAGAAAGTTATTGCGAAGGAGACCTATTATATTGGCCTGGGTTTTATTTACAGCAACAGGCTAATGAGTTTTATAATACCTGTGTTGAACAACTCGAATGGCGACAAGAGCAAATTAAAATGTTTGGAAAACTTGTCACTATCCCAAGATTACAAGCCTGGTATGGTGATGAATATGCTGAATATAAATATTCCGGATTACCATTAACTCCCTTGCCATGGAATAAAACCTTATTAACCATTAAAGAGCATTGCCAACAACAACTGCAAACCCGCTTTAATTCTGTGTTAGCAAACTATTATAGAGACAATAACGACTCTATGGGATGGCATAGTGATAATGAAAAACAACTCGGTTTTCAACCAACAATTGCTTCAGTGTCCTTTGGCCAAGAGCGAAAGTTTTGTTTAAAGCATAAATACAGTAGCGAAAAAATTAATTTAACTCTACAATCGGGGAGCTTGCTAGTAATGCAAGGCGATTTACAACAGAACTGGCAGCATGCCCTGCCAAAATCAGCTAAACCATTGCAAGGGCGAGTAAACCTTACCTTTCGTCATATAATAAACAATTAG
- a CDS encoding TRAP transporter large permease, giving the protein MEYLSLVMFVCICLVLLLGYPVAFSLAGTALVFAGIASVMGYFDSSFLSALPSRYYGILSNQTLLAVPLFVFMGCVLERAKIAEDLLSTMAQLFGRFRGGLAISVTIVGMLLAASTGIVGATVVTMGLLSLPTMIKRGYDQSFATGIICATGTLGQIIPPSIALVLLGDVLSNSYQLAQLKLGNYNPDTISVGDLFAGAVVPGMILVGLYISYSIYMAVVKPEKVPPVSYDDQPAISFGLLLKSLFPPLTLMVVVLGSILAGFATPTEAAGVGAFGALILAAINGQLNITNLKIVMDSTVKVTSMVFLILIGASLFSLVFRGLGGEELIQDFFSQLPGGAITATLLVMLVIFLLGFILDFIEITFVVVPIVAPILFMMDINPIWLGIMIAVNLQTSFLTPPFGFALFYLRGVADKSIKTIKIYKGVIPFIIMQIMLLLALAIWPELVTWLPTKIYG; this is encoded by the coding sequence ATGGAATATTTATCTTTAGTAATGTTTGTCTGTATTTGTTTGGTGTTGCTGCTCGGTTATCCAGTTGCATTCTCATTAGCCGGTACCGCGCTTGTTTTCGCTGGTATTGCCAGTGTTATGGGCTATTTCGATAGTTCGTTTTTATCTGCTTTACCTTCTCGCTATTACGGTATTTTAAGTAATCAAACGCTACTCGCAGTGCCTTTATTTGTATTTATGGGCTGTGTATTAGAGCGAGCAAAAATAGCGGAAGATTTATTATCCACCATGGCGCAATTGTTTGGCCGGTTCCGCGGCGGCTTGGCTATTTCAGTAACTATTGTTGGTATGCTGCTAGCTGCGAGTACCGGAATTGTTGGCGCAACGGTGGTAACGATGGGGCTGTTATCATTACCTACGATGATCAAACGTGGTTACGATCAATCTTTTGCTACAGGGATCATTTGTGCTACAGGTACCTTAGGGCAAATTATTCCACCTTCAATTGCGCTGGTTTTATTAGGCGATGTGTTATCAAACTCTTATCAGTTAGCACAACTGAAACTCGGTAATTACAACCCAGATACCATTAGCGTAGGTGATTTATTTGCCGGCGCAGTGGTTCCCGGAATGATTTTAGTTGGCTTGTATATTAGCTATTCAATATATATGGCAGTAGTTAAACCGGAAAAAGTACCGCCAGTATCCTATGACGATCAACCGGCGATTAGTTTTGGTTTATTACTGAAGTCGTTGTTTCCTCCACTTACCCTGATGGTAGTGGTTTTAGGCTCGATTTTAGCCGGATTTGCTACCCCAACAGAAGCTGCTGGCGTAGGGGCTTTTGGCGCTTTGATTCTCGCCGCAATTAATGGTCAGTTGAATATTACTAATTTGAAAATAGTAATGGACAGTACAGTTAAAGTGACCTCTATGGTTTTCTTGATTTTAATTGGTGCGAGTTTATTCTCATTAGTGTTCAGGGGGCTTGGCGGCGAAGAGCTTATTCAAGATTTCTTCAGTCAATTACCCGGTGGTGCTATAACTGCAACATTATTGGTGATGTTGGTTATTTTTCTATTAGGTTTTATTCTTGATTTTATTGAGATCACCTTTGTTGTTGTGCCAATTGTTGCGCCTATTCTTTTTATGATGGACATTAACCCAATTTGGCTCGGAATTATGATCGCAGTAAATTTACAAACGTCATTTTTAACACCGCCATTTGGCTTCGCATTATTTTATTTACGCGGCGTCGCTGATAAATCGATTAAAACAATCAAGATTTATAAAGGGGTTATTCCTTTTATCATCATGCAAATTATGCTGTTATTGGCGTTAGCTATTTGGCCTGAATTAGTTACGTGGCTACCAACTAAAATATATGGTTAA
- a CDS encoding peptidylprolyl isomerase — MHLKSITNLCKFTLISCLVLNLFACNDEEQASSNIKPAVTEKNSHQEISNQPWVEVKQQNLLYLQLDTGTVTILLADFFAPKHTKYIQELVNEGFYNGLPLYRVIENFVVQGGDMSEQKASRVKRSMQAEFEREILTETPFSLVQQGDLLAEQTGFINGFAVGRSISEGKEWLIHCPGAINLARGMQPNSGTTDFAIMFGTPPRHLDRNMSIFGRMIAGWEHFYQVKRGSKEKGGVISDTSKASYIVKAYLGSSLPADKQQTVYIENTATAEFQQRIEKRRKLDNDFYQYKGNGNMDVCYFPIKIKFE, encoded by the coding sequence ATGCATTTAAAATCAATAACTAATCTATGCAAGTTCACACTTATCAGTTGTCTGGTACTTAATCTGTTTGCATGTAATGACGAAGAACAAGCCAGCAGCAACATTAAACCTGCAGTTACTGAAAAAAACTCTCATCAAGAAATTAGCAATCAACCTTGGGTTGAAGTAAAGCAACAGAATCTACTTTATCTGCAACTCGACACAGGTACAGTTACTATATTGCTTGCAGACTTTTTTGCACCTAAGCACACAAAATACATTCAAGAGTTAGTAAATGAGGGCTTCTATAATGGCTTACCTTTATATCGAGTGATTGAAAACTTTGTTGTGCAAGGTGGTGATATGAGTGAGCAAAAAGCAAGCCGAGTTAAACGCTCCATGCAAGCCGAGTTTGAACGTGAAATCCTAACAGAAACGCCATTTAGTCTCGTACAACAAGGTGATTTATTGGCAGAGCAAACTGGATTTATCAATGGCTTTGCCGTTGGACGTTCAATCAGCGAAGGTAAAGAATGGTTAATTCATTGCCCTGGTGCAATTAACTTAGCCAGAGGTATGCAGCCAAACTCTGGTACAACTGATTTTGCCATCATGTTTGGTACTCCACCTCGCCACCTTGACCGTAATATGAGTATATTTGGTCGAATGATTGCCGGCTGGGAGCACTTTTACCAGGTAAAACGTGGTTCAAAAGAAAAGGGCGGGGTGATAAGTGACACAAGTAAAGCAAGTTATATAGTAAAAGCTTATCTTGGCTCCAGCTTGCCTGCAGATAAGCAACAAACAGTTTATATCGAAAATACCGCAACAGCTGAATTTCAACAACGAATCGAGAAACGCCGAAAGTTAGATAATGATTTTTATCAATACAAAGGTAATGGCAATATGGATGTATGTTATTTTCCGATTAAAATTAAGTTTGAATAG
- a CDS encoding peptidylprolyl isomerase, which yields MRLLVTLVLCVVSLFSQAASKQKIIDANNLYPQIKMDTSHGVIIVELDRVKAPIAVNNFLFYVISGEYNNTIFHRVISDFVVQGGGYDANFIPKKEHDTIFNESGNGLKNTFGSIAMARQHDPHSSIRQFYFNVGENTSLDPGRSWGYTVFGSVTFGEEVLEKMAASETDFHEGQGWPDVPLEPIVLIKATLMPEDYIHEELQQPVKTQ from the coding sequence ATGCGTTTATTAGTCACTCTGGTTTTATGTGTTGTTTCTTTATTCAGCCAAGCGGCAAGCAAACAAAAAATTATTGATGCTAATAACCTTTATCCGCAAATAAAAATGGACACCTCACACGGGGTGATTATTGTTGAACTCGACCGAGTTAAAGCCCCTATCGCTGTAAATAACTTCTTGTTTTATGTGATTTCAGGTGAATACAACAATACAATTTTTCATCGCGTAATTAGCGACTTTGTTGTCCAAGGCGGCGGCTATGACGCTAACTTTATCCCCAAAAAAGAACATGACACCATTTTTAATGAGTCAGGTAATGGATTGAAGAATACTTTTGGCTCTATCGCCATGGCACGTCAACATGATCCACACAGCTCAATTAGACAGTTTTATTTTAACGTTGGTGAAAACACCAGTTTAGATCCAGGCCGTTCATGGGGCTATACTGTCTTTGGTTCAGTAACCTTTGGTGAAGAAGTATTAGAGAAAATGGCTGCGAGCGAGACTGACTTTCACGAAGGACAAGGCTGGCCCGACGTACCACTTGAGCCAATTGTATTGATCAAGGCAACGTTAATGCCTGAAGATTATATCCATGAAGAATTGCAACAACCTGTTAAAACTCAATAA